In the genome of Mucilaginibacter defluvii, one region contains:
- a CDS encoding MFS transporter, with translation MNTDNNKPTLTPALTWLMAIGAGVVVANNYYNQPLLGKIAAEFKVTEAKASLIAMLTQIGYATGLLLIIPLGDMLRRKKLILFDFIFIVIALLAAGWARSINMLMVASFFIGLTSVVPQLFVPLAAQLAKPEESGKAIGTVMSGLLVGVLTSRTISGFVGEHFGWRSIFFIAAGLMVLLWIALYIKLPDLRPQFKGTYGSLMRSVVYLAKTEPALRLAAARGMLGFASFSAFWTTLVFLLEGPPFFKGADVSGAFGIIGAGGAIAASVVGRLSDKMKRSLIITATLIMMVAAWGMFGVYGYYFAGLIIGVILLDLGLQAMHIVNQTIIFALHPEARNRLNTVYMVCYFIGGAMGTWLGGICWQSWGWMGVSALGGALVICALLLQVVFGREE, from the coding sequence ATGAATACTGATAACAACAAGCCCACTTTAACGCCCGCGCTTACCTGGCTTATGGCCATCGGGGCAGGGGTAGTAGTGGCTAATAATTATTACAATCAACCGCTGCTTGGCAAAATAGCGGCTGAATTTAAAGTTACCGAAGCCAAAGCCAGCCTGATTGCCATGCTTACGCAAATAGGTTACGCTACGGGCTTGCTGCTTATTATTCCGTTGGGCGATATGCTCAGGCGTAAAAAGCTTATTTTGTTCGATTTTATATTTATCGTAATAGCTTTGCTGGCTGCAGGTTGGGCCCGGAGCATCAATATGCTTATGGTCGCGAGTTTTTTCATCGGGTTAACGTCGGTAGTACCGCAGTTGTTTGTGCCGTTGGCCGCCCAGCTGGCTAAGCCCGAAGAAAGCGGTAAGGCCATTGGTACGGTAATGAGTGGTTTACTGGTTGGGGTTTTAACATCACGCACTATAAGCGGGTTTGTAGGCGAGCACTTCGGCTGGCGGTCTATATTTTTTATCGCTGCGGGTCTGATGGTACTGTTGTGGATAGCGTTATATATAAAGCTGCCTGATCTTCGTCCGCAATTTAAAGGTACCTATGGGTCGTTAATGCGGTCTGTGGTATATCTGGCAAAAACGGAACCGGCTTTACGCCTGGCCGCGGCCCGCGGTATGCTGGGTTTTGCGAGCTTTAGCGCGTTTTGGACCACGCTGGTATTCCTGCTTGAAGGGCCGCCATTTTTTAAGGGGGCTGATGTTAGCGGCGCCTTTGGTATAATTGGTGCCGGTGGGGCTATAGCTGCTTCGGTAGTTGGGCGTTTGAGTGATAAAATGAAGCGTTCGCTCATTATTACCGCTACCTTAATTATGATGGTTGCCGCATGGGGAATGTTCGGCGTTTATGGCTACTACTTTGCCGGGTTAATAATAGGGGTGATTTTGCTTGACCTGGGTTTGCAGGCTATGCATATCGTTAACCAAACCATCATATTCGCTTTACACCCCGAGGCACGAAACAGGCTCAATACTGTTTATATGGTATGCTATTTTATCGGTGGGGCGATGGGTACCTGGCTGGGCGGCATCTGCTGGCAAAGCTGGGGATGGATGGGGGTATCTGCTTTAGGCGGGGCGCTTGTTATATGCGCCTTACTGTTACAAGTAGTATTTGGCAGAGAAGAATAG
- a CDS encoding VOC family protein, which yields MSKNLILGLRTAIYKVPDLEAAKNWYAQVFNTQPYFDEVFYVGFNIGGYELGLQPDERKVGDNTVIYWGVENAEGAYADFLAAGATSFEEPQNVGGDIVVATVKDPWGNVIGLIYNPHFKAV from the coding sequence ATGTCGAAAAATTTAATTTTAGGTTTACGAACAGCGATTTACAAAGTGCCTGACCTCGAGGCGGCAAAAAATTGGTATGCACAGGTCTTTAATACGCAGCCATATTTCGACGAAGTATTCTACGTTGGCTTTAATATAGGCGGTTACGAACTTGGTTTGCAGCCTGACGAGCGCAAGGTAGGCGATAATACCGTAATATATTGGGGTGTTGAAAATGCAGAGGGCGCTTATGCAGATTTTTTAGCCGCTGGTGCCACTTCGTTTGAAGAACCGCAAAACGTGGGCGGCGATATTGTTGTTGCTACGGTTAAAGATCCCTGGGGCAATGTTATCGGACTAATTTATAATCCGCATTTTAAAGCCGTGTAA
- a CDS encoding terminase small subunit, with amino-acid sequence MPVKFNSSSAFQQRVDAYFDQFNVHDKQSANKTDVPTFCGLLLFLGFNSREEFMSYEQSGRFCLIAKRARLKIEAEYEKRLHQSSSTGAVFALRTMGWGGDQPLGSISISQPVLQIEIQGTGFTPAESENLVDLT; translated from the coding sequence ATGCCTGTAAAATTTAATTCATCTTCAGCCTTTCAACAAAGGGTTGATGCCTATTTTGACCAGTTTAATGTTCATGATAAACAATCAGCCAATAAAACAGATGTGCCTACGTTTTGCGGCTTGCTATTGTTCCTAGGTTTTAACAGCCGCGAAGAATTTATGAGTTACGAACAAAGCGGCCGGTTTTGTTTGATTGCCAAACGAGCCAGGTTGAAAATAGAAGCCGAATATGAAAAACGCCTGCATCAATCGTCCTCAACCGGGGCGGTATTTGCTTTGCGTACAATGGGTTGGGGAGGCGATCAGCCGTTGGGTTCTATCAGCATAAGTCAGCCGGTGCTGCAAATAGAAATCCAGGGTACAGGGTTTACACCTGCGGAAAGCGAAAATTTAGTTGATCTAACATAA
- a CDS encoding PBSX family phage terminase large subunit, translating into MLTSVLFDLNYKATDAVVVNQGGTSSGKTFAILQVLFCLACETGGLVITVCGQDMPNLKAGAVRDALAIYNSSLPLNAAVKMYNKSDRFFEFINGSIIEFRSYDSAQDAKSGKRDYLFVNEANGISWDVYNELALRTKKRVFLDYNPNIEFWVHNKLLGRDGVQLIISDHRHNPFIEDSVRQKIEALRHIDEGLWKVYARGLTGKISGLVFNNWRVCEAIPHNARLIATGLDFGFTNDPTACLQVYRQNGELWVHELFYEPALTNTDIAAKLKQYGLNFNHEVVADSAEPKSIEELRRMGWLISAAKKGPDSVANSIDILQRYKINITRASTNLRNELGRYKWKTDKAGRSVNQPVDAWNHLVDALRYVALNKLGVNTNGAVRSKLPVRNTSTGTNPLLAGIL; encoded by the coding sequence ATGCTTACATCTGTATTATTTGATTTGAATTATAAAGCCACCGATGCTGTTGTTGTCAATCAGGGTGGTACATCTTCAGGCAAAACCTTCGCTATATTACAGGTATTATTTTGTTTGGCTTGCGAAACAGGTGGGTTGGTGATAACCGTTTGCGGGCAGGATATGCCTAACTTAAAAGCCGGTGCCGTGCGTGACGCGCTCGCTATCTACAACTCCAGTTTGCCTTTAAACGCGGCGGTTAAAATGTACAATAAGAGCGACCGTTTTTTTGAATTCATAAACGGCAGCATCATCGAGTTTAGGAGTTACGACAGTGCCCAGGATGCGAAGTCGGGTAAACGGGATTATTTGTTTGTTAATGAAGCCAACGGCATCAGTTGGGATGTATATAACGAGTTAGCGCTCCGCACCAAAAAGCGCGTTTTTTTGGACTATAACCCCAATATTGAGTTTTGGGTTCACAATAAACTGCTTGGGCGGGATGGTGTGCAGCTCATCATATCTGATCACCGGCATAACCCCTTTATTGAGGACAGCGTCCGCCAAAAGATAGAGGCATTAAGGCATATTGACGAAGGACTTTGGAAAGTATATGCACGCGGCCTTACCGGTAAAATAAGCGGGTTGGTATTTAATAACTGGCGGGTTTGCGAAGCTATTCCGCATAATGCCAGGCTGATTGCAACCGGCCTCGACTTTGGATTTACCAATGACCCTACGGCTTGCCTGCAGGTATACCGGCAAAATGGTGAACTATGGGTGCATGAGCTGTTTTACGAACCTGCGTTAACCAACACCGACATTGCAGCAAAGTTAAAGCAATACGGATTAAACTTTAACCATGAAGTAGTTGCCGATAGTGCCGAGCCTAAATCCATAGAAGAGCTTCGGCGCATGGGCTGGCTCATCAGCGCGGCAAAAAAGGGGCCTGACAGTGTAGCCAATTCTATTGATATTTTGCAGCGGTACAAGATAAATATTACCCGGGCAAGCACCAATTTACGTAACGAGCTTGGCCGCTATAAATGGAAAACCGATAAAGCCGGCCGGTCTGTTAACCAACCGGTTGACGCCTGGAACCACCTGGTAGACGCGTTGCGCTACGTAGCGCTGAACAAACTTGGTGTAAATACTAACGGAGCGGTACGGTCAAAGCTGCCCGTGCGCAATACATCTACGGGTACCAACCCATTGCTTGCCGGCATTTTATAA